In the genome of Halococcus agarilyticus, one region contains:
- a CDS encoding NAD(P)/FAD-dependent oxidoreductase — translation MSTTGPGDETDHDVVIVGGGPAGCSAGVFTARHGLDVVVFDRGRSSIQRCAHLENYLGFPTGVDIGTFYELMHAHAEEAGCEIVPNLVESVERAGEGFVVEPQEGECVTAARVVAAARYDGEYLRPLGGDAMFETHEHDGEEHEHFDRSYAESDGTTPIEGLYVASPSEESDRQAIIAAGRGGRVGLAVLRDVRHERGHSEATAERYDWMRRKTELDGEWRDRERWREWLDDELPDDPDVSEERRVELREREVDLLFEAYLTDEEIDARAEAGQRALLEHLDDELVLERAREIETNHQPSEVSP, via the coding sequence ATGAGCACGACCGGACCAGGGGACGAGACCGATCACGATGTCGTCATCGTCGGCGGCGGCCCAGCGGGCTGTTCGGCGGGTGTGTTCACTGCGAGACACGGTCTCGACGTAGTGGTTTTCGACCGCGGGCGCTCCTCGATTCAGCGGTGTGCCCATCTGGAGAACTACCTCGGATTTCCCACCGGTGTCGATATCGGGACGTTCTACGAGTTGATGCACGCCCACGCCGAGGAGGCCGGCTGTGAAATCGTCCCGAACCTCGTCGAGTCAGTCGAGCGCGCTGGGGAGGGGTTCGTCGTCGAACCACAGGAGGGCGAGTGCGTCACCGCGGCGCGGGTCGTCGCAGCGGCGCGCTACGACGGCGAGTACCTCCGGCCGCTCGGCGGCGACGCGATGTTCGAGACCCACGAGCACGATGGCGAGGAACACGAGCACTTCGACCGCTCCTATGCCGAGTCGGACGGGACCACGCCAATCGAGGGGCTCTACGTCGCCTCGCCCTCCGAGGAGTCCGACCGACAGGCGATCATTGCCGCCGGACGCGGCGGACGCGTCGGGCTGGCAGTCCTCAGGGACGTGCGGCACGAACGGGGGCACTCGGAAGCCACCGCGGAGCGCTACGACTGGATGCGGCGGAAGACCGAACTCGACGGGGAGTGGCGCGACCGCGAGCGCTGGCGCGAGTGGCTCGACGACGAACTGCCCGACGACCCCGACGTGAGCGAGGAGCGCCGGGTCGAGCTACGCGAGCGCGAGGTCGACCTGCTGTTCGAGGCGTATCTCACCGACGAGGAGATCGACGCTCGCGCCGAAGCGGGCCAGCGGGCACTCCTCGAACACCTCGACGACGAACTCGTCCTCGAACGTGCTCGTGAGATCGAGACCAACCATCAGCCCTCGGAAGTGAGCCCCTGA
- a CDS encoding FecCD family ABC transporter permease, producing the protein MASEPATGTESTSTRERWLGWIDGSLLTLVLGSVAVVVVAGLIQVSFGAFSMSIAQAWGAVFDPDVLLNPAALEAFFLGGEVPEMDERSLIVWNIRLPRVLVAVLVGMNLAVSGAIFQAVTRNELASPFILGVSSGAGLMILLTLVVFSGLTAFLPLIASVGGAVAFLIVYAIAWKGGTSPVRLVLAGVIVGTMFGSLQTAFFFFADDIGVVQSAIAWTTGSLTGTDWEQVRMALPWTIVAMTLALVSSRQLNVLLLGESTAKSLGMSVEKVRFALSGVAVLAAAASIAVAGIVGFVGLIVPHMVRNIVGSDYRKLVIGCVFAGPALLVAADVGARLALNPVQIPVGIVTGLVGGPYFLYLMRKQDSMGEL; encoded by the coding sequence ATGGCGAGCGAACCCGCCACCGGGACGGAGTCCACCTCCACGCGCGAACGCTGGCTCGGGTGGATCGACGGCTCGCTGCTCACCCTCGTCCTCGGGAGCGTCGCGGTCGTCGTCGTCGCCGGGCTGATACAGGTGAGCTTCGGAGCGTTCTCGATGTCGATCGCGCAGGCGTGGGGAGCCGTGTTCGACCCCGACGTACTCCTGAATCCAGCAGCACTCGAAGCGTTCTTCCTCGGCGGCGAGGTGCCCGAGATGGACGAACGCAGCCTGATCGTCTGGAACATCCGCCTCCCGCGCGTGCTGGTCGCGGTGCTCGTCGGGATGAACCTCGCGGTGTCGGGCGCGATCTTCCAGGCCGTGACCCGCAACGAGTTGGCGAGTCCGTTCATCCTCGGGGTCTCGTCGGGCGCGGGCCTGATGATCCTGCTCACCCTGGTGGTGTTCAGCGGGCTCACTGCGTTCTTGCCGCTGATCGCGTCGGTCGGCGGCGCGGTCGCGTTCCTGATCGTCTACGCCATCGCGTGGAAAGGCGGGACCTCGCCCGTGCGCCTCGTGCTCGCTGGCGTGATCGTCGGCACGATGTTCGGCAGCCTCCAGACCGCGTTTTTCTTCTTCGCCGACGACATCGGCGTGGTTCAGTCGGCGATCGCGTGGACCACGGGCTCGCTGACAGGCACCGACTGGGAGCAAGTGCGGATGGCGCTGCCGTGGACGATCGTCGCCATGACGCTCGCGCTCGTCAGTTCTCGGCAGTTGAACGTGCTCCTGCTCGGCGAGAGCACGGCGAAGTCACTCGGCATGAGCGTCGAGAAGGTCCGCTTCGCGCTCTCGGGCGTGGCGGTGCTCGCCGCGGCGGCGAGCATCGCGGTCGCGGGGATCGTCGGGTTCGTCGGGCTGATCGTCCCGCACATGGTCAGAAACATCGTCGGCAGCGACTACCGGAAGCTCGTGATCGGCTGCGTGTTCGCCGGACCGGCGCTGCTGGTCGCCGCCGACGTCGGCGCGCGCCTCGCGCTCAACCCGGTCCAGATCCCGGTCGGGATCGTGACGGGGCTCGTCGGCGGGCCGTACTTCCTCTATCTGATGCGAAAGCAAGACAGCATGGGTGAACTCTAA